In a single window of the Danio rerio strain Tuebingen ecotype United States chromosome 20, GRCz12tu, whole genome shotgun sequence genome:
- the saysd1 gene encoding SAYSvFN domain-containing protein 1 (The RefSeq protein has 2 substitutions compared to this genomic sequence), with product MEHKLAEFRARKKAQTEGMKPAESVIQSEMKAKVDDSPPVVCDDKPEQKPDTSPQASHTEDYINRLLDTTLGRRLHRLAPHLTLLKVLLWLVLLGLFAELGFGLAFFLISLFYWLYEGFRTPKPRQPGEMSAYSVFNPDCQPILGTLTAEQLEGELGYRPMANR from the exons ATGGAGCACAAGCTGGCTGAATTCAGAGCCCGAAAGAAAGCTCAAACCGAAGGGATGAAACCTGCTGAATGTGTTATCCAGAGTGAAATGAAAGCAAAAGTCGACGATTCTCCTCCGGTGGTGTGTGATGACAAACCTGAGCAGAAGCCAGACACCAGCCCTCAGGCTCCACACACAGAG GATTACATTAATCGTTTGCTGGACACTACACTGGGCCGCAGGCTTCATCGTCTGGCCCCTCATCTGACCCTGTTAAAAGTGCTCCTGTGGCTCGTGCTGTTGGGACTTTTTGCAGAGCTTGGGTTTGGGCTGGCATTTTTTCTCATATCATTATTTTACTGGCTCTACGAGGGCTTTCGGACCCCAAAACCCAGACAACCTGGAGaaatgagtgcatattctgtgtttAACCCTGACTGTCAGCCTATCCTGGGAACTTTAACAGCCGAACAGCTAGAAGGAGAGCTGGGATACAGGCCGATGGCCAATAGATGA